In one window of Kitasatospora sp. MMS16-BH015 DNA:
- a CDS encoding ABC transporter permease, with the protein MLRFLVRRSLGAIVILLIISMVTFALFFAIPADPARLSCGKVCTPENLALIRHSMNLDKPVPEQYWDWLTSIFVGRDYAAGHCSAPCFGYSFDKQEMITGTLLDRFPTTLSLTIGSAIIFIIFGVGTGMLAALKQGKAIDKIASSASLLASSMQIYVAGPLALWALCYSTDWLSLPNYVPFTKDPLGWAGGLLVPWIVLSLIWTANYTRMTRSSMVEQLTEDYVRTARAKGMSGRSVFLRFAWRGAMGTIVTVFGIDLGVLLGGAIITEVTFNLHGLGRLAIDSYSQSDLSMLVGVTMVASFLIVVFNIVVDAAYAMIDPRIRLA; encoded by the coding sequence ATGCTCCGTTTCCTCGTCCGCCGTTCACTCGGTGCCATCGTCATCCTGCTGATCATCAGCATGGTCACCTTCGCGCTCTTCTTCGCCATCCCGGCGGACCCGGCGCGTCTCTCCTGCGGCAAGGTCTGCACCCCCGAGAACCTGGCCCTGATCCGGCACAGCATGAACCTCGACAAGCCGGTACCGGAGCAGTACTGGGACTGGCTGACCAGCATCTTCGTCGGGCGTGACTACGCGGCCGGCCACTGCAGCGCCCCGTGCTTCGGGTACTCCTTCGACAAGCAGGAGATGATCACCGGCACCCTGCTCGACCGATTCCCCACCACGCTGTCGCTGACCATCGGCTCCGCGATCATCTTCATCATCTTCGGTGTCGGCACCGGCATGCTCGCCGCCCTCAAGCAGGGCAAGGCCATTGACAAGATCGCCAGCTCCGCCTCGCTGCTCGCCTCCTCGATGCAGATCTACGTGGCCGGCCCGCTCGCCCTCTGGGCCCTGTGCTACTCCACCGACTGGCTGTCCCTGCCGAACTACGTCCCGTTCACCAAGGACCCGCTGGGCTGGGCCGGCGGCCTGCTCGTGCCGTGGATCGTCCTGTCGCTGATCTGGACCGCCAACTACACCCGTATGACCCGCTCCTCGATGGTCGAGCAGCTGACCGAGGACTACGTCCGGACGGCGCGCGCCAAGGGCATGTCGGGCCGCTCGGTCTTCCTGCGCTTCGCCTGGCGCGGCGCGATGGGCACCATCGTCACCGTCTTCGGCATCGACCTCGGTGTGCTGCTCGGCGGCGCGATCATCACCGAGGTCACCTTCAACCTGCACGGCCTCGGCCGGCTGGCGATCGACTCGTACAGCCAGTCCGACCTCTCGATGCTGGTCGGTGTCACCATGGTGGCCTCCTTCCTGATCGTGGTGTTCAACATCGTCGTCGACGCCGCGTACGCGATGATCGACCCGCGCATCCGCCTCGCCTGA
- a CDS encoding ABC transporter substrate-binding protein — protein MNARKSARLAAAVMVVGALTATAACSSSKSDGGSAKPAAPATAKVATVAVGTAADSTGPAVPQPGAKPGGTVNMIDRDDFNHLDPGQIYLNTNAEVSLLFTRGLTGYKVAADGSQKLVGDLATDTGTTTDGGKTWKFTLKDGVKWQDGSPITSDDVKYSIERTFQPFIKSGPSYLQAWLAGDDYRKAYAGPAAGDLPGVATPDAKTIVYTFKDAHADANFTFAMAGYGIVPKAHDTKEAYDKKPFSSGPYQIVEHVTDKSLDLERNPNWDPKTDPIRNAYPDKWHMEFGVQPKDATERFMADNGTDKNAFSFHDTVPAEYVSKVKGDEKLKDRTLNGLTPYVDYYFINNTRITDQKVREALIRAFPHQQTRQVQGGPSYGDYATTYMSPTVLGFEASDVFDTLKKPQGDPEAAKKILTDAGKLGQTIVYAYNDTPAQQKVTEAIRIALEAAGFKFVPKPLPAKTYYDAIGIVKNEYDLYWGGWGADWPTGYTSLQPVWDGRAIADGASNYAHLNDPEINKAIDDALKIQDPAAQGKAWAAIDQQLQKKAVSIPDVYQRSLSLYGSGLGGVSFDTQQGLQYPLNIYIKG, from the coding sequence ATGAACGCACGTAAGTCGGCGAGGCTCGCAGCCGCCGTCATGGTTGTCGGGGCTCTCACCGCAACGGCCGCTTGCTCCAGCAGCAAGTCCGACGGCGGTTCCGCGAAGCCGGCCGCCCCCGCGACCGCCAAGGTCGCCACCGTCGCCGTCGGCACCGCGGCCGACTCGACCGGTCCGGCCGTCCCGCAGCCCGGCGCCAAGCCGGGCGGCACGGTCAACATGATCGACCGTGACGACTTCAACCACCTGGACCCGGGCCAGATCTACCTCAACACCAACGCTGAGGTCTCGCTCCTCTTCACCCGTGGCCTGACCGGTTACAAGGTCGCCGCCGACGGCTCCCAGAAGCTGGTCGGTGACCTCGCCACCGACACCGGCACCACCACCGACGGTGGCAAGACCTGGAAGTTCACGCTGAAGGACGGCGTGAAGTGGCAGGACGGCTCGCCGATCACCTCGGACGACGTCAAGTACTCGATCGAGCGCACCTTCCAGCCGTTCATCAAGTCGGGCCCGTCCTACCTGCAGGCCTGGCTCGCCGGTGACGACTACCGCAAGGCGTACGCCGGCCCCGCCGCCGGCGACCTGCCGGGTGTCGCCACCCCGGACGCCAAGACGATCGTCTACACCTTCAAGGACGCCCACGCCGACGCGAACTTCACCTTCGCGATGGCCGGCTACGGCATCGTCCCGAAGGCGCACGACACCAAGGAGGCGTACGACAAGAAGCCGTTCTCCTCTGGCCCGTACCAGATCGTCGAGCACGTCACCGACAAGTCGCTGGACCTCGAGCGCAACCCCAACTGGGACCCGAAGACGGACCCGATCCGCAACGCGTACCCGGACAAGTGGCACATGGAGTTCGGTGTCCAGCCCAAGGACGCCACCGAGCGCTTCATGGCCGACAACGGCACGGACAAGAACGCCTTCTCGTTCCACGACACGGTCCCGGCCGAGTACGTCAGCAAGGTCAAGGGCGACGAGAAGCTGAAGGACCGTACCCTCAACGGCCTCACGCCGTACGTGGACTACTACTTCATCAACAACACCCGCATCACGGACCAGAAGGTCCGCGAGGCGCTCATCCGGGCCTTCCCGCACCAGCAGACCCGTCAGGTCCAGGGCGGCCCGAGCTACGGCGACTACGCCACCACCTACATGAGCCCGACCGTCCTCGGCTTCGAGGCGAGCGACGTGTTCGACACCCTGAAGAAGCCGCAGGGTGACCCGGAGGCCGCCAAGAAGATCCTCACGGACGCGGGCAAGCTGGGCCAGACGATCGTCTACGCCTACAACGACACCCCGGCCCAGCAGAAGGTCACCGAGGCGATCCGCATCGCCCTCGAGGCGGCCGGCTTCAAGTTCGTCCCGAAGCCGCTCCCGGCGAAGACCTACTACGACGCCATCGGCATCGTGAAGAACGAGTACGACCTCTACTGGGGTGGCTGGGGCGCCGACTGGCCGACCGGCTACACCTCGCTGCAGCCGGTCTGGGACGGCCGCGCGATCGCTGACGGTGCCTCGAACTACGCGCACCTGAACGACCCGGAGATCAACAAGGCGATCGACGACGCCCTGAAGATCCAGGACCCGGCCGCGCAGGGCAAGGCCTGGGCCGCGATCGACCAGCAGCTGCAGAAGAAGGCCGTCTCCATCCCGGACGTCTACCAGCGCTCGCTGAGCCTGTACGGCTCGGGCCTCGGTGGCGTCAGCTTCGACACCCAGCAGGGCCTCCAGTACCCGCTGAACATCTACATCAAGGGCTGA